Sequence from the Mustela erminea isolate mMusErm1 chromosome 8, mMusErm1.Pri, whole genome shotgun sequence genome:
TAACATGAATGTTCATCTGGGAAGCTCGTGAACACCGGGGAAGCCTTCTGGGGCAGCTGGCGAACGGTGGCTTTTGCGAGACGCCCTTTGTCTGTTTCTCTGACCCACCCCCTCCGCTGTCTGTCTCGGCCTCTTGCTGACACACTTCTCACTTCTCCGTGTAGGAGCCCCACGTTTCTCCCCTcgtctctttcctcatctgtgcatGCTCCCACGTTCTCAGCACTTTCACCCAGCTCGCCGGCTGATGACGCAGCCAGGCCTGCTGGTCACCTCCTTGGGGCTTTCTGTCACCACTTCCGGGGTCGTGTGACCAAAACTCAAACTCGCCACCTTCCTTAGAAAATCTAAATGGTTTGAAAGTAATCTGGTGAGTTGCTGAGTAGGTAggtagttatttaaaaaaaaaaaaaaattcctggggcTTCCAGGTGGGGCAccgcctttagctcaggtcatgaccccagggtcctaggatggagtcccgcattgccccagggtgggggtgggggttggtccctgctcagcggggagccttcttctccctctgcctacccctgCTGTTGGTCACTCTgtccccccccaaataaataaataaaatctttttaaaaaattccaaaagacATTCCATTTTCAAGAGAGAGTTTCTATTCCCAAATGCTACAAAACTATAAAACGCTTAAGATCAGTGAGAGTTAACGATAACCTCCCCAAATCCTCCATTTTCTCAGGAGAATCATCCATCCACGAAGCCATCTTTCATTTAGGAAGTACCTCTTCCCTACTACCCCGAGGTCCAAGATGAGAACGCCCTTCCATTCTGGAAGGATCCATTCCtagtggaggggagggtgagtgCCGCATCACAGAGAGGTGAGAGAATGAAGGATGTGGTTCTTTCTCATCCAGCACAGGCGAGCACCTGGTAAACAGAAgctgtatatacacatacataagcattagagagagagagagaaaaagcatgtgagtcaggtgggagaggggcagagggagaaggagaaagagaatcccaagcagcttCCATGCCCAGccagagcacgatgtggggctccatctcatgaccctcagatcatgacctggaatGAAACCAAGATCCAAGGCTAACCAGAGTGGGGACAAGGCTATACACATTATCCTAAGGTCTCAGACTTGTAGTGGGGACTTGGGTTAGTGAGCCCAGCCTCATTCTTCCAACTCGGGTCTGCAGACAAGTTACACAACCTTCATGGGCCTCTGTGTGTAAAGTGCTTTGTAAGTGGAAAGGGGCTGCCCAGGACTGCATCATTATCTCATGAAACAGTTTTTTAACATGAGGCGTTCTGTGATATTAGTCAAAAGGAcccttataaagttaaataataataataataaactcatcGTTTGTAGAAGTATTTGgagttgtttattttgttgtaatCAATATGAATAGTGATTCATGTTCATGGAAAACAACAGTTACGGCGTGACTTAGAAAAATGGCTCGGTGTCTGTCATTTGACCAAAGGGGAGGTTGAgagtgcctcccccacccccactgtctgccctctgctctctgctagGATCCCAGGAAGGGTTTGTCTCTGTGGTTCTAGCACTTCGAACCAAACCACAGGAGGAGGCGAAGCTCGAATCCAGCAACAGGCCAACACCATGGAGATGAGTAAACCAAGCTTGGGTGTGGTCTCGCTGGTTAAATGTTCTGGCATGTTGGTTAGCTATGATTCTGAGGTTCCCAGAACTAAGTAAGACAGCTCTATTTACCCTTGGTTTTCTCAGGGGTCCCTGAAGAAATTAAGTCCCTGCCTATAATCTTGTTGTACATTGGAGAACTGCTTCTTTTAGATGTTGGACATTTAACTTTTGTTGAGAGGGCACAGAGGATCCCAAGCTTGGTGGCTTCTAGGAACGCCTAGGACAATGCTGAGCTTTCACAAAACCCACAGCACCTCCTCTGTACAGAGCTCCTGGGCCTGGCAGCTGGGAAGGAGCGGGAAACTCATAGTCGACCTGTTACAAGGGGCACCCTGACCAACAGGGGGTAGAACTGGGAAAGTGAACCAGTGGCCTTAACCTCACAGCTCCTTATATGAGGACCCCAGGGGAGCACTGACCCTGGCGAGGCGGAGGGCTGTCCTGTCCCTGAGCACCCACCCCATGCCGCTCAGCCCTCTCCAAGACACCCTGGGTTTATCCTGCTAACCTTCCTGAGGATGGAAACCTCAGGTTTCCTAAGTCCTCCTTCTCACCTGACACTCTCAGGCAggtttatttctgtcttcttcaaggGAAAGGGTGTCCACTACTGTGCCAAGCTGTCTTTTGAGCTGTGAGCACAGGGAAAATGTGTCTTGGAGTGTGTCCCATTCTAAGGCACATCACTTTTCACAGCTGCACCCATCTTTGATGTCTTCATGAACTTTCCAAAAACAAGTTTGTAGGTTCCAGTCACTAATTAGTCATCCCTCATAAGTGGCCTTGctgtgagtttaaaaaaaaaaaaaagcctgtttgcAGAAGGGTCTTCATTGAGGGGTCCTTTCCGTTAGAGACCCATGTATCATCAAAATTAACAGATGGCAATTACATAGACCCTTCACATGTTTTTCTTGGGCCCCGGGATCTATACGATAACACCAAGAAGCAGGATTCAGGGCTCTTCTTATGATACACTTTGACACTTGCCTGTGGCTGGGAAGGATTCTGAGGCTTGGCCATCTCACAGGGCTGACTGGACTGAGACACACTCAAGCACAGCATCTTCCCATCCGGAAGGATGTTACAACAGCAGGTTTCTCTAATGGGCTACCATTTTGTGGAATAAGAAATCTCCTGGGCACtaactattattgttttattgctGGTATCGTTAGTTTGTTCCTAGGACTAAAGGCAGTCAGCTAGCTGCTTCTCACTCCCTGATGGTGTCTTGCCACCCACAGCTTCTGCAGCCAGCCCTTCCCGAGGTTTCTCTGGTCATTGCGTTTCTCAGCCATTGGAACCGGTCGTTGTTCCACTTCCTTCCTGATATAGTGGAGGAGGATAGGAGAGCCTGGGAGTCTTGGATGGGGACTCTGGCGATGAAGGGAAGAGAGTGGCTGGCCAGCAGTGTTGGTCTCCATTTCTAGCAGGgctgctcagtggggtctgcGCATGGGTGCCCGTGCTCCTCCCCTACACCTGGAGGTGCTACTCGGGGGCCCTGTCGTTACCACTGGTGTGTTTCAGATGAAGCTTGAGACACAGGGCTAAGCAACCAGCTCTAGATCCCACAGAGTGCCAGAACCAGGAATTGGaccaggtgctttttttttttttttaaagatttcatttattggggTTCCTGGAGTCCTCAGTCGGTTGAGCTTCCTGtctgtagctcaggtcatgatcccagggtcctgggatcagttcccacgtcaggctccctgctcagtggggagtctgcttctttctcttcctctgcctactgctccccttgcttctgctctgtcaaataaataaaatcttaaaaaaaaaaaaggattctatttatttatttgaggtgggggttgggggtggggaagcagatggagaaggacaagcagactccctgctgagtgcagagcccactgctgggctagatcccaggaccctgagacccggacctgagccgagatcaagagtcagatgctttacccactgagccacccaggggtccctgaacCAGGTGCTTTAATTCCAGAGTCCATTTAACCCCTTCCCTGCGAGGTTTAATGGAGCTGATACCTAGAGACTGGATGGTGGCCTGGGGCTTGGGGAAAATGCAGATGCCTTCTAGCAAATGAAGCCTGTTCCCTGTGCCCTGCTCCGGAAGATGTGGTTACAGGGTTTAGGAAGGCTAGTAGCTCAGGATTCACCTACCTAGACTGGAATATTTAAACTGAAGTCTCAAAGAAGGCTATTTTATTGTCTGTCATTCTCATCTGTGAAGTTACTACTAAAATTATTATTGCTTTCCATGATAAAATCTGCAAGTTCCGTTCTTGTTTATGCAGAAGAGTTTAAAATTATCTTCTCCAGTGAATTTAACTTCCAAGAATTAAGAATTGTAATAcactaacatattttaaaagaggtATAGCAAGAAAACAGGTATTAAAAGGTAAGCATTTCAATCTCTTTGAAAGTTATTTTAGCAAACCTAACGATGCTATCCGTCAAAGCTTGGAAGGCTCCGCATGTGTTCACCTTAAAGCCTGGTGAATTCCTCCCATGGGGGTCACTCCAGACATCTACTTGGCATCTCTGTTCTGTGGCCCCTACTCTCTCAACTAGGTCCGGTCCTCCAAgacttcctctgcccaccctctgAGTTAACCCCTTCCTTTAGGAGCGCCCTCCTCCGAAGTCTTGTGCTCAGGGGCGCCCTGTCCACAGTGGGAAAGTCTGTGCGCACAGGTCTTGAGCTAACAGGCTGGCGAGAATTGGATTAGGGTGGCAGAGTAGGGAAATTGGGGTACTGCAACATCGAAATGTGAATCTGTGGTCTCGCAAGGTTTTCTGGAGCCGCCTTTGCAGAGAATTAGGCCAAACCATTCTGTTTAAAGTTCGGGTTTTGAGGCGGGGAGGTGGTCTTTTTGAGAAGGAGCTTCTGGGTAGGAGGGCAAAGTCAagacaggggaggaggaggacgtgCAGTCACGTTGCAGGCACCGCGAGCACCGGGCCTGGCCAGGACGGGTTAGTGTTCCATAAAAATCCGCCCCAGACCACACTGGCGAAGTCGGGAAACGTGGCGTTCCTCTGCCCGTTGGACTTTTAAAGAAGGAGGTACGCGTGTCCTGCGGCTGGAGGAGGCGCGTGCTGGGGGGCCGGTGCCGGTCCCCGCGCGGGGGCGACTCCGCTCCTCCCGGCTCGGCCCTGCCTCGCCCCGTCCTCGCGGCCGCGCCCGGGACGCGCAGCCCCCGGATCCACGCCGAACCGCTGGCACCCCGGCTCTTTGCTGCGCCGGCTTCCTGAGCGGGAGGCGGGCGCGGGCGGCGCAGTTTTGGGGTTCTGGAAGCCGGCCCTTCTCGGGGTGACGCGTTAACGGAGTACCCCCGCCGGCAGGTGCTGCTGTGCTAGGGCGGAGGTTGCTGCAACGCAGAAGCTCAGTCTGGCCGGAGTTCGGTGGACGTTCCGGGGCTGCAGCCACGGGGAGCTGGGCACCGACGGGCCGGGGGCGGGGTCCGGGCGGCAGTTCGCCCCGCCCCCGCTCAGGCCCCGCCCCAGAGGACTTACCGCCGCGCAGACCAGCACAGGCCCCTCACCGGCCCCTCACCAAGCAGGCTCCTGCGACGCGTGGGCTGCTCCCGCGAGCCCCCTCTCCCCGAGGCCCCTCAACTTGCCCTTCCCCGACTTTGGGCGCGCAGCCAGGGCGGGGTTGTGGGCGGGCCGGCTGtggtcttttctttcccctcccttccccccacctccgcctTTCCGGTGTCTGCGGGAGGGGGTTGGGCGGTGATTGATAACCGCGCAGCTGGAGCTCGGGGCGGTCCGGACGGGGCGCACCGGATTGGGAGAGAGCTcgaggagggtggtgggggagaacCCCCGGGGGCGGAGCGCGCGGGCGGCTGGGTGGGGGACCCCGGGGGGCGGAACGCTCGAGAGGCGGCCCTCGCTCCTCGGCCCCCGggtgcccccgcccccggccccgcccgccccAGCCACCTGCGCCCCGCCCCAGCCGCGCCCGAGCCCGGGAAAGGCAGAGGCGCGCCCCTGCTCTGGGAAGGGCGAGTCCCCGTTGCGAAGAGCGTTGTGTCTCCGGGAACAAGTAATCCCGCCACCCCGGGCATGCGGCGGCGCTGAGAGCCTGCCGGCCAGCGGATCCGACGACTCTAGCGAGTCCCTTCCCCGGTTGTTCGAGAAGGCGGACCGATCGCTGGGCAGGATGACCAACCCCGCGGCCACGCAGAACAAGGAAATAGACTGCCTGAGCCCAGAAGCTCAGAGACTGGTAAGAGAAAAACACGTTGTCGAAACTTTCGCTTTGCTCCTGGTTGCCGTTCTGAGGCCCCAGGGGCAGTGGGCACCTTCCACCGCTGCTCTCTGTGCCTGGGGAAGTGCGGGGTGTGCCCCGCGTGGCCGGCACTCCTTGCAGTGAACGTCCCCACGCGAGGATGCGCGGGCGGGAGCGGGCTCTGCTGTCTGTGCGTTCGCTGCCCTGTGTGCGTGGTCCTCCCTGCACGCCGGAAAACTCGTTGTCGCGGACCAAGCAGCCCCTCGCCGGGACCGAAAGAAACTCGGTCGCTCCCCTGCCCCTGCAGTGGCGGCCTGGAACGGGCTCAGCCCAGCCAGCGCGTGGTCGAGAGTTTCCGTCGCAGCTGCTAATTTGGTGTTTCACAATATATGGCACCTGGGAACTGGTGCCCGAAGCCGGTGCCTTCACCCTGAGGCTGGTACCACCAGTGGCCGGGGTAGTTTGGAGTACTTATCCTGCTTTGGATTTTAGGTCTAGTGGGCAGAGCCTGATTGCTCCAAATACCTCCAGGGTCCCGGGTCACCAAATCCACCTTGGCTGGTCTCCTGGGGTCTCCAGGGCTTGGCAGGATCCTCCATGAGTGGGATTTTGCAATTATCCAGCTCAGTACCcacccaggactgggatcatgtaTGTGAGGATAGTTGGACATTAAAACTggactgtgggggggggggctgggtggctcagtggtttaagcctctgccttcagctcaggtcatgatgtcagggtcctgggatcgagccccacatcgggctctctgctcggcggggagcctgcttccccctctctgcctgcctctctgcctacttgtgatctctctctgtctatcaaataaatgaataaaaatcttaaaaaaaaaaaaactggacaggGGGTAAGATGGGGAAGGTTTGTAATTACCCATTTTCGGGCAGCTTGTGATTGACTGCGGATGGAAATATATAAAGACCAAAGGGTGCACTTTGAAAAACAACCACGAGGTCCATAATGCACAGAGACCCTATGGGATTTTCACTTCACCCAGTTTTTTTTTGGAAGCCTTGATAGAAGTGTGAGCCGGACACAATCACTCCTTCATCAGGCAGAAATTAATCATCTACTGGATATTTGCAGGGGATCCAAGATAAATAAGACTGCCCTGACCTTGGGGAGCTTCCTGGTAAATGCCAGGGAGAAGCATAGAAATAGACTTTGATGAATCCACGCTTGAAGGTTGCTTTCCTTGCTGAGTACTGTCAGGTGGATATTTTTAATGTCTGGGTTAGTGTGCTTCCTCTGTGGCCTGGTTTAAAGTTCCTGCCATGAGCCAGACCTTTGGAGCTGGTTCCTACCCCTTCACCTGGCTGGTGTCTAGGGGCCTGGGAGCCCGTGGAGACATCTGTGCATCACCACAGGGAAGGGCCCTCAGAAGAAGGAAGGACGAGGAGCTTGCTGGGAGATGCTGGTGTTCTGCAGAGGCGCCCAGGCAAACCATAGATGGCAAGAGCAGGGTGCTGTTAGCCCTGGGCAGGAGTCGAGCTCCGAGGGACCAAGAGCTGGGCAAGGAGCCCTTGatggaagaaaaagtaaacatGGAGAATCAGGATGTGGGAACAGAAGAGACAGGCCATCAGAGGAATGAGAATGGGCTCTCCGTGGCACTGGCTGCCAGGTTCCCTTAACCCTTATCCGTGGATTGGATCTGGTTGAGAAGCGTTCTTCATAGAGGTGTGGAGATAAGTCACAGGAGAGTCTGGACTGGGCTTTGATTGAGGTGCCCTGCTGTATCCCCAATTCGAGGACCCAGTAAACTCCCCAAActgaaaattgtttttgttttgttgtttttgtttttttaagtttgtggCAGAATTCATTTTGCGGGAAGGCCTGCCCTGGCTGATGGGAGGCTGTTTTCCATCTGTGTTCCTCTCATTGTGAATATTCACACATTTCTCTGCAGTCTGGGAATGTCTTGGTTGACGGCTATTACTCTGGTGATTACAGACTCGAGGGCCTATGCAACCTATCTCCCTTCTAAAATCCAAAAATGTTGAATTCTGAAACCTGTTTGGCCCCAGGGGTTTCCAAGAAGAAATTGTGAACCtatagttctgttttgttttgtttttttagtaaataGTAGCAAAAAGTATTTTAGAGTAGGGCCTgggaaacagaagtaaaactCAGTCCTTTTATGAGGTTAAAGGTCTGGTTAAAAGGAAGTGCTGAGGGGCAACTGGgaggcccagtcagttaagcatctgcctttagctcaggtcataatcttggggtcctgggatcaagccccatgtcaggctccctgctcagcagggagtctgcttttccctctccctctgcctgccgctccccctgcttgtgctctctttgccAAAGAAAtcgataaaatcttttttaaaaatagaattataaaaaataaataaaaggaagtgcTGAGTGAACAGTTGGGGGATGCCTTACACAACAGTGAGCTCTGGCCCTGGAGCTCTGTGAGTGTAGAAACCAtacatttctttcacttttgtaACTTCCTCGTGCTTATGACCGGTTGTGTCACCTCTGGTCTTTTTCGACATAACTGATTGGCACTAAGCCCTCACCAGCCACCGGTCCTGTCCTGAGGACAGCCTGCCTGGGTCGAACTCTCATCATTGTGGGTCCCTGTCCCAACGTCCCCCGGTCTTGGCAAGTAGGCGCATTGCCCAGTGTGGGGGTGCAGTCAGTACAAACGTCATAAAACCTGCCGTGGCTCAGAGATTTGAGCCCTGGAAACCTGCCTTGTTTAGATGGGTCACTTTCCCAAGCAGttaagatacaaaaatagtgaagTAAGGTCTTTTCTCATAGGATTAAGAGTGTCCCCCTAGGGCAGAGATGAGACTAAATTTCCCTTTTGCTTTAAGAGTTACTTTCTCTTCAGCTGGAGGTAATACAACATAGCAGAAGCCTccttcacaaattaaaaaaaacaaaaagcaaaaaccacacacacacacacacacacacgaaaaccCTTCAGTCGCAACTGCCACTTACACTGAGCACAGGAAATCAAGTTATTTATAGTTGCTGAGCTGTTTTCAGGTGATGTTGATTGGAGTCTTACCTGATTAGAGGTCCTTATCTAGCTTCTACAGAGTTGTGAGGGCAAATGTTGGTGCAACAAGTTTGCTCCTCAAAAGGCAATGTTCAGGAGGAATTTGTTATCCTTGAAAAATCAGGCTATGTGACTCAGCAGAGGCATTGTTTATGACTAGTTACTCAGGGTTTCcaagtatctgttcatatttaAAAGCATTAATCTTGGAATCTCAGAGGCCAAAAGGTTCAAATCACTAACCTGTTATCAAGATAAGCCTGTTACTCACCCGCTACAGGTTGGAGACCGGGTAGGGagcagaggatttttttttttttttattacccaCTGCTTTTCCTTTGGGCCAccaaaattttagttttagtttttgttttttaataaagaagcTCATTTTCATGAAATGGATTTACtgaattttcattatttagaCTTTCTAGATAAAATTATATTAGCTTCTTTTTCTATGTTTGTGAAACAAAGCATTATCTTGATTCTCTCCGCAATGTAATAATTCCAAATTGCCATGGGTTGATTGAGGCCACGACTGAAATCCCCTTCCCCTGGCCAAATTccagaataaataaacaacaaaaccagCAACAACACAAATGTGTATTCTGAGACTCATCCGTTCATTAGGGCGAGGGCTGGAGCTCAAGTGGTTTTCTCTTTAATACGGTAACCTGACAATTTTAAAGTCATGTAAGTGGTTTGCCTTGAGTGGAAAAGCCTAACGACTTTGTAGTAGGAAAGTCATTTATCTTAATTTAATGAGGACTTTTAATTGTAACCAAAATGTTTCATTTGTATGTTTGTGTAATCAGCCTTCTCAAAGCAACCTCATTTCTGAtcctcacatcttttttattttgtggcaaGTGGGTGTGTCATCTTCCAAGGGGGAGAGAAATAGAGTGGCCTTTTGGTATGGGCTGggacctcctctccctgctctgaaaTTCCCCCCAGGCCTGTTCTCCTGGTGGGTGCCTCAGCTTgcttgtcttctccctgtgtctttaaACCCCATCTGAGCTAAATTCACAGGGCTGCGTCCCTAGCGGCTACAGAGGGTAGAGGATGATGAGTTAAGCATTAACAACAGGTAGCATCCCCAGACACCTGCAGGGTCAGCCCTGTTAAGTGGTTTCTGTAGACAGCTTTCCTAGCCCTTGCCAGAACCTTGTTTGGTTATCTCCATGTACAGataaaggggaaactgaggctcagagcgtCAGAGGACTTTCCCGAGTACACCCAGCTAGCAGGTGGTAGAGCCGGCTCAGACACAGGCCTGCTAATTCAGAGCTGGTGCTGATAACTGTCGCCACTGTATACAGTCCTTCACCGAGGGTCTGGCCAGCGGCTGCTGCTGTGTGGCTGCTGTGAGCTTCTCTTTGCAGCCTCTGGGGTGTCACAACCCCAGCACAGGGTGAAGCGTTTCTGGTTGCTAAGGCAGCCTCTTAGGGCACATGGCCTTGCCCCAAATGCATAATGAgacatcttcattttattaaacatttcctttttttcctcttgtagTTTTTCAACaaaagaactttctttaaaaaaattttttttttaatttttttgtttattggggTACATGCTTGACTCagtttggttaagcgtctgccttcagcacaggtcatagtctcagagtccccaattgagccccacatcaggctccctgctcagcgggagtctgcttctccctctccctctgccaccagccaacaccccaccaccacctcagATTGTGTGCTCTTCTATCTCtcttcactctctcaaatgaataaagtctttttaaaaagagattttttatttattcattgagagagagcgagtgagggcatcaagcaggggagcagcagaggcagagggagaaacagactccccactgagcagggagcccaccaggggctccatcccaggaccccaccctGGGAAGAgagacgcttaagcaactgagccatgcaggcaccccagacaaaagaaatttcagtggtctttatttttctaaataaggaaaaaaagagtaaaactgaAAGACAGCcacagaaatttctatttttctattttcacacCACACCAACTTTGTAAGTGCTACGTATGTCAGCATCCCACAGAAGCCTCCTTCCTGGGTGCTGTGCGgctctaccccaccccacccagacAGACAGGCTCACTGAGAATTGAAATGATCCCtctgggggcgcccgggtggctcagtcagttaaacgtctgccttcagctctggtcggtcgtggtcccagggtcctaggattgagtcccacaccgggctccctgctccggagagcctccttctctcctctgccactgccactgccacacatgctctctctcactctctctttctcaaacagataaataaaatctgaaaagatagatggagggaggaagga
This genomic interval carries:
- the LOC116597508 gene encoding uncharacterized protein LOC116597508 — protein: MPLSCSPSLGHPPPPLRSNDLLASVSLSVGLSLPSLLILLGRRTVKIPTASSPWMGFQNDINICYSDVQVHERIPGGRLGPRCCCARAEVAATQKLSLAGVRWTFRGCSHGELGTDGPGAGSGRQFAPPPLRPRPRGLTAAQTSTGPSPAPHQAGSCDAWAAPASPLSPRPLNLPFPDFGRAARAGLWAGRLWSFLSPPFPPPPPFRCLREGVGR